The following are encoded in a window of Thermoproteota archaeon genomic DNA:
- a CDS encoding SRPBCC family protein, with protein sequence MPKITFEKIIKAERNKVFDIVSNYEEFQKTLPQYFPSIRVRSVRDNVAVVEEHLSIAGRELVMMTKHVIKYPELHEVFVIGGDAKGSHIVERFDSVPEGTKITVTANIKLSGALKIAGLFAKGKIKNGFVTIMDEFAKIAEN encoded by the coding sequence TTGCCAAAAATCACTTTTGAAAAAATTATCAAAGCTGAAAGAAACAAAGTATTTGATATTGTCTCAAATTATGAAGAATTTCAAAAGACTTTGCCCCAGTATTTTCCTTCAATTCGTGTCCGGTCTGTAAGAGATAATGTGGCCGTAGTTGAGGAACATCTATCCATTGCAGGTAGAGAACTCGTAATGATGACAAAGCACGTGATAAAATATCCAGAGTTACATGAGGTCTTTGTAATTGGGGGTGATGCCAAAGGAAGTCACATAGTTGAAAGGTTCGATTCTGTCCCTGAAGGAACAAAAATTACAGTAACTGCAAACATAAAACTGAGTGGTGCACTGAAAATTGCTGGATTATTTGCTAAAGGAAAAATCAAAAATGGTTTTGTTACAATAATGGATGAATTTGCAAAAATTGCTGAGAATTAA
- a CDS encoding DUF1297 domain-containing protein, with protein MIKKSDIKKIIDNYGDVRIGVLGSHSALEVMDGAKDEEFNTVVLCQKGREVPYQRFGRIADEIVVLNKFKDMASAKTQKMLRDTNTIIVPHRSLTAYLGYKTIENSFKVPIFGNRSLFQAEERSHKRNQYYLLQKARIKFPKLFKNPKDINKPSIVKVQEKSRKLERAFFTVSSYSDYKKKSEERIKQGIISRKDLENSSIEELAIGTYLNFNYFHTPISEHVDFIGIERRLQTNIHDYNALPAKQQLDMNIDIQNIEVGHTPASIRESLLEKVISMGDKFVKAVAKEYPPGIIGPFSLQSVITKDLEIIVYDVSLRVPGNPIVATTSPYTKYQYGTTFGIGRRIAMEIKRAQEEDRLEEIVT; from the coding sequence GTGATAAAAAAGTCAGACATTAAAAAAATTATTGATAATTATGGAGATGTAAGAATTGGAGTACTTGGAAGCCATTCAGCACTAGAAGTAATGGATGGAGCAAAAGATGAAGAGTTCAACACAGTGGTATTATGCCAAAAAGGAAGAGAAGTACCATATCAAAGATTTGGAAGAATCGCAGATGAAATTGTAGTATTAAACAAGTTCAAGGACATGGCATCTGCCAAGACCCAAAAAATGTTAAGAGATACCAACACAATAATTGTCCCACATAGATCCCTTACAGCATATCTTGGATACAAGACAATTGAGAATTCATTCAAAGTACCAATCTTTGGAAATAGATCATTATTTCAGGCAGAAGAACGCTCACACAAACGTAATCAATACTATTTGCTTCAAAAAGCCAGAATAAAATTTCCTAAATTATTCAAAAACCCAAAGGACATTAACAAGCCAAGTATTGTCAAAGTTCAAGAAAAATCAAGAAAACTTGAAAGAGCATTCTTTACTGTCTCATCATATTCAGATTACAAGAAAAAATCAGAAGAGAGAATCAAACAAGGAATTATTTCACGTAAGGATTTGGAAAACTCTAGTATTGAGGAATTAGCAATTGGAACATATCTTAATTTTAATTATTTTCATACACCAATCTCGGAGCATGTAGACTTTATTGGAATAGAGAGAAGATTGCAGACTAACATTCATGATTATAACGCATTGCCAGCAAAACAACAACTAGACATGAACATTGACATTCAAAACATCGAAGTTGGACATACTCCTGCAAGCATTAGAGAATCATTACTTGAAAAGGTAATCTCAATGGGTGACAAATTTGTCAAGGCGGTTGCAAAAGAGTATCCACCAGGAATAATTGGCCCATTCTCACTTCAAAGCGTAATTACAAAGGATTTGGAGATCATAGTCTATGATGTTTCATTGAGAGTTCCAGGAAATCCCATAGTAGCAACAACTAGTCCCTATACAAAATATCAGTATGGGACGACATTTGGTATTGGAAGACGTATTGCCATGGAGATTAAGAGGGCTCAAGAAGAAGATAGACTAGAAGAAATAGTAACCTAA
- a CDS encoding CBS domain-containing protein — translation MSTAPERSVSYVLTKPVSDYMSLDVLMLDQNTPTREAARMLQHKETDDIIVTNEANEPIGIVTDEDIISKVSDAKINAETTRLKDIMTTPLITIQESATLQEALHIMRDHKIRKLPALDKNNFVVGMIFQVTIANVIRDATATQPRLLSPPVKAILGNLGFVLQFSGVLLLVPAILATILNDTVTATGIFITTVLLLVTGFFLNSYGEKASLNLQQASILVFSSLFILTLFGTIPYFYVLQYENLTPVETFANGFFSSAAGFSTGGISLFDKPEELPQSFTFYRSFTQLVGGMSFIYLVITAFYPESKLQAMRGFISGRTLHMRELFGTITVIFTLYIVIVALLLYFFGERNLIDNFSLAMSTLATGGFLPSSTILVDLLWQEYIVLFAAMILGALPFTFHYAFVRKRFLAPKLGKEVITYFAVLGGAIVLFVSTSGLDPLDSIFYTISASTTAGLQITSLEALNSVSHTILIILMFIGGCGFSTAGGIKIFRFIHMKQYLSKRKSRTQELTQSEKNETKTIIIMLIMFPLLAGIAGAYLSGETGASLENSFFEATGIITTGGLSADVITIDLEPSTKMAMAFLMIFGRLEIIAIIYIFRPQMAK, via the coding sequence ATGTCAACCGCACCAGAACGTTCAGTATCTTACGTTCTAACAAAACCAGTCTCAGATTATATGTCTCTAGATGTGTTGATGCTAGATCAAAATACTCCTACACGAGAAGCAGCAAGGATGCTTCAACATAAAGAAACAGATGACATCATAGTTACAAATGAAGCAAATGAACCAATTGGAATTGTAACTGATGAAGACATCATCAGTAAAGTATCTGATGCAAAGATCAATGCAGAGACTACAAGGTTAAAGGACATTATGACGACTCCGCTAATTACCATTCAGGAATCTGCAACACTGCAAGAAGCATTACACATAATGAGGGATCATAAGATCAGAAAGCTCCCCGCCCTGGATAAAAATAATTTCGTAGTAGGCATGATCTTTCAAGTCACAATTGCAAATGTCATACGAGATGCAACTGCAACTCAGCCAAGACTTCTTAGCCCACCTGTCAAGGCAATACTAGGAAACCTAGGTTTTGTATTACAATTTTCTGGAGTGCTATTACTGGTACCTGCAATTTTAGCTACTATTCTAAACGATACAGTTACTGCAACAGGAATTTTCATTACGACAGTTTTGCTATTAGTGACAGGTTTTTTCCTAAACTCGTATGGGGAAAAGGCATCGCTGAACCTTCAGCAGGCATCAATTCTTGTGTTCTCAAGCCTGTTTATCCTAACATTGTTTGGAACAATTCCATACTTTTACGTCCTACAGTATGAAAATCTGACTCCAGTAGAGACTTTTGCAAATGGATTTTTCTCAAGTGCTGCTGGATTCAGTACTGGCGGGATTTCATTATTTGATAAGCCAGAAGAGCTTCCTCAAAGTTTTACCTTTTACAGAAGCTTTACACAGCTTGTAGGAGGAATGAGTTTCATTTACCTAGTAATTACTGCATTCTACCCAGAAAGTAAATTGCAAGCAATGAGGGGATTCATTTCTGGAAGAACACTGCATATGAGAGAATTATTTGGTACAATTACAGTCATCTTTACTTTGTATATTGTAATTGTGGCACTGTTGCTATACTTTTTTGGCGAGAGAAATCTTATTGATAATTTTTCACTAGCTATGAGCACTCTTGCTACAGGAGGATTCCTACCAAGCTCTACAATCTTGGTAGACTTGCTTTGGCAAGAATATATCGTATTATTTGCAGCAATGATACTTGGGGCCTTACCATTTACTTTCCACTATGCATTTGTCAGGAAACGATTTTTGGCACCAAAACTTGGAAAAGAAGTCATAACATACTTTGCCGTCTTAGGTGGCGCAATAGTCTTATTTGTATCCACTAGCGGATTGGATCCTCTGGATTCAATATTCTATACTATTTCAGCAAGCACAACTGCAGGATTGCAGATTACAAGTTTAGAGGCACTTAACAGCGTTTCTCATACCATTCTAATCATACTAATGTTCATTGGGGGTTGTGGATTTTCAACTGCAGGTGGAATCAAAATTTTCAGATTTATCCACATGAAACAATATCTTTCCAAAAGAAAATCAAGAACACAAGAATTAACTCAAAGCGAAAAAAATGAAACAAAAACAATTATCATTATGCTGATAATGTTTCCACTGCTTGCAGGAATTGCAGGAGCATATCTTTCAGGTGAGACAGGGGCAAGCTTGGAGAATTCATTTTTTGAAGCAACAGGAATTATCACCACAGGCGGATTATCGGCCGATGTAATTACAATTGACTTGGAACCATCAACAAAAATGGCAATGGCATTTCTAATGATATTTGGAAGACTGGAAATAATTGCAATTATCTACATATTCAGGCCGCAAATGGCAAAGTAA
- a CDS encoding UbiX family flavin prenyltransferase produces MKLIIGMTGSTGVIYGIRMLEVLKKLSVETHLVMSEWAAKCIPMETEHTPDYVKSLATTVSDEKNMAASVSSGTHKVNGMIVAPCSMKTLSSIANGYDETLVARAAGVTIKESRKLVLMVRETPLSAIHLENMLKLSRLGVVILPPVTEFYTKPKSIDDIVNHGVGKCLDQFDIEHDLYKRWGS; encoded by the coding sequence ATGAAACTAATAATTGGCATGACTGGAAGCACCGGAGTCATCTATGGTATCAGAATGCTTGAAGTGCTGAAAAAATTATCAGTTGAAACTCACCTTGTCATGAGTGAATGGGCTGCAAAATGCATACCAATGGAAACTGAACATACTCCAGATTATGTAAAGTCACTTGCAACAACAGTATCTGATGAAAAAAACATGGCAGCAAGCGTATCTAGTGGAACACACAAAGTTAATGGAATGATTGTTGCCCCCTGTAGTATGAAGACATTATCAAGCATTGCAAACGGTTATGATGAAACATTGGTTGCACGAGCTGCTGGTGTCACAATTAAAGAATCTAGAAAATTAGTATTAATGGTACGAGAAACTCCACTGTCTGCTATTCATTTAGAGAACATGCTTAAATTATCTAGATTGGGAGTTGTTATTCTACCTCCAGTAACAGAATTTTATACAAAACCAAAATCAATAGATGACATTGTAAATCATGGTGTTGGAAAATGTCTTGATCAATTTGATATTGAACATGATTTGTACAAACGTTGGGGAAGTTAA
- a CDS encoding translocase, protein MLGLSLANFIAGQEWIFIIIIAVVFIFGAKKIPELAKTFGKAKGEYEKGKIEGEKELKDFKDKQDSKN, encoded by the coding sequence ATGCTAGGACTCAGTTTAGCCAATTTTATTGCAGGTCAAGAATGGATATTCATTATTATCATTGCTGTAGTCTTCATATTTGGTGCAAAGAAGATTCCTGAACTCGCAAAGACCTTTGGTAAAGCAAAAGGCGAATATGAAAAAGGCAAAATCGAAGGCGAGAAGGAATTAAAAGATTTCAAAGATAAACAAGATTCTAAAAATTAA